CGGGCTGCGCCTCGACCAACCGCTTGGCCACCTCGATCGCCTGATCGTGCTGACCCAAGCCACGCAGCGCCGAGGCCTGCGTGAGGTAGGCATCCCAGTACTGGTTGTTCAACTTCAAGGCGGCGCGCGAATAATCGAGCGCCTTCTGGTATTGACCCATCGCCTCGGCGGCCTCGGCGCCTTCGACGATCAGCCCGAGTTGCTCGGCCTGGGCCTGTCCCAGAGCGCTGACCGGCAGCGATTCTTCGATCACCTCCATGGCCAGGTCCGGGCGACCTTCGGCCAGGTGCGTGCGGACCCGCATGAAATCGTTCGCCGTCTTGGCCTTGGGCTGGATGGCGATCAGTCGGTCGAGCGTCGACTTGGCGACGTCGTACTTTTTCAGCCGCAAGGCGATGTTCCAACGCTGGAACAACAGGTAGGGGTCTTGCGGGTTCGCCTCGAGCAGCTTGTCGACCTTCAACTCAGCCGCTTCGGGGCCCTCGCGACGAATCAACTCGTCGAGCGCCCCCTCGAGCAGTCTTTGGGCCTGTTGCCGCATGCTGCTCACGCCCAGCACGCCGGCCAGGGTGTCGATCGCCTGCGAAACGTTTCCCATGCGGGCTTCGGCCAGCGACTTCATGAACCGTAGCGACGAGCCATTGCGGCCATCAGCGTCCATCTGGGCAAAGAGACGCGCGGCCTCTTCATAGTTCTCCGTGTGCAAGGCGATCTGTGCCCGAATCGCCAGGCTGATACCCTTGCCCCCCGGCAGCTTGGCGATCTTGGCCGCCAAGGCGTTCGCCTTCTCCCACTCGTTGTCCGACATGTGGATCTGCGACTTGATCAGCAGCACCACGGGCTTGTCGGGAAAGCGTTCCTCCATCTTGACGAGGAACTCGTCGACTTCATCGCGACGTCCTTCGCGCAACAGATACGTCACGAACTGGTGGTGCGCTTCGAGGTTTTCGGGGTGCTCGTCGACGAAGTTGCGCAGCAACTCGTCGGCCTGGTCTTTCTGATCCAGCTCCCAATAGGCGGTCACCTGAGCCAGCAGCAGCCCCAGATCGTGGGGAAAGTCCGTGCGGGCCGCGGCCAGACGGCGCAAGGCTTCGTCGCGCTGTCCCGAAGCCCAAAGGTACTGCACACGCAGCTCGCGGGCACGCGGAGCCAGCTCGCGATCGACTTCGATGGCCTGCAGGTGGACTTCGGCAGCTTCGTAGCGGTTCAGATCGATCAAGGTCCGCGCCTGGGCGAGATGGATCTGCGGGGCGCTACTCAGGAAGCCGCCGGCGATCTTCTCGGCATCGTTCACGGTCAGATCGGCGATCTGCGGATGGAGCCGATCGAGATACTCGAGCGCGTCCTCTTTCATGCCCAGCCGCAACAGGTTCTCTGCCATGGTAACGTTCACCAGGAACGTGTCCCCCATGAGCTGGCGGGCCTGGGAGATTTCCTCGATCGACTTTTCGCGGTTGCCGTCGACCATGGCCACCAGGCCCGCGACGAGATGAGCCCAACCCTGGTAATTCTTGTTCGTGCTCGCCTTGAGCACTTTGACGTGGGGCTCGGTTAGCCGAAATTTGCCGGCCCGCATCAACTCCGTGCAGTAAAGGTGATGCAGACGAAGCACCTGGTCCGACATTTCTGTCGAGGATTCCGAGGCACGGACGATGCCTTGGTCGAGATAGCGGAAGCCCGCGTCATCGTTGCCGGCAGCGAACGCCGAGCGAGCCAAGGCCCAATAGATACGCGGCGTGGCGGTCTGCGCCGCGATGGCTTTCTTGGCCAGCGTTTCGACGCGCGCCGCGATCGCCGCACGGCGTTCTCGCTCTTCCTCACTATCGGTCGGCGTCGAAAAATTCGGCAGGATCGCGATGTGTGCCCGGGCCGCGGTATCGCTGATCAGGCCGATCATGCGCGGCTCGTTGCCGACGAGCTTGAGCAGACGCTCGAGCACGTCGAGCGCCACGCCGAGACGGACCTGGCCCGCTTCGACGCCGGGGGCCATTTCGACCCCCGCGGCCAGCAGCCGCATCAACTGCTCTTGCTGCGGGCCAGTCATCCCCTGGAGTTGCTCGTCCGTCAGATTACTGGTCAACGAGACGGCCTGTTCCACTAACTCGTTGGTGCGCTTCGGATCCTTGAGCCCGTCGACGATCTGGGCCTTGAGCATCAAGGTCGCGAGCGAGGGGGTCTTTTCGAGTTCGGAGACCTTGTCGAGCCGCGAGAGTGCTTCCTCCAACTGTCCCGCCTGATGGGCCTGCCGCGCCAGCACGAACTGCGCGGTGGCATCGTTGGGATCGAGCCGCGAGACGATCGTGGCCGTGCGAATCGCCACCGGTTCCGCCTCGCCACCGTAGTCGACGAAGGCGTGCATCAACAGACGCTGGATGTCGAGATTGTCGGGCGCCAGGTCCGCGGCGCGGATCAATTCCTCCATCGCCGGACGTTCTGACGCGAACGACGCGCGGGGGTTTTGTTTCTTCGCTTCTTCGACCAGCAATTCCGCGATCATCACGCGGGCCTGTGCGTTATTGGGCTCTTTCTGCAGCAAGCGACGCAGGTGGACAATCGCCGTCGGGTAGTCCCCCGCCTCGCGCGCGGCGTCGGCCTTGTTCTTGTCGAAGCTGGGTTGATCTCGCAGCATGTTCAGGCCCAACAGCCCTGCCACGATCAGGATCATGGCCACGAGCAGGCCACGCACGAGATAACGCGTCGTCGAAATTGCCACGGCAGTCGTTCCTCACCGGAAAGAGGAGAATGAAAGGGTCTGGGTGGCGTTCCGTCGCCGTGTACGTGTGGGCGCCTAACTACTAGTCGGGGCGCCGGCGCTGCCCGGCCGGGCAGCGGCTTCTGTCTCGGTTGCGGTGGTTCCGTCGTCGACGCGAATCACCGGGCTGCGGCGGCTGCCGCGTTCGGCGTGCGGCGGCAGGATCTCCTGCACGGCCGCGTCCAGATCGATCACGAATTGTTGCAGCGTCTCGACGTCGGCACCCGCCGGCGCGAAGACTTCGAGGGTCATGCTCGAAGGACGCTTGCGCATCCGCTGAAAGGTACGCTGCAATTCGTCGAGCTCTTCGTTCGGCGGTGGATTCAACGTGTAGTGCCAGTAGAAGACCCACTGGCTGTCTTGCTGCGTGCCGAATTGGTATTGCTGGACGGGCTGCGGGAAGCCAGGCACGTCGAGCGTCGTGCGGGCCGAGGTGTTTTCTGGTCGGCCCGCCACGGCCATGCAGATCTCGGGATGGTGGCCGCGATCTTCGCCATCGGCCGCGTAGACGATCCACACCAACGCGCCTTGGATATTGCCGAGGCGATAGGCACGCTGGATATAGT
The sequence above is a segment of the Pirellulales bacterium genome. Coding sequences within it:
- a CDS encoding tetratricopeptide repeat protein, coding for MAISTTRYLVRGLLVAMILIVAGLLGLNMLRDQPSFDKNKADAAREAGDYPTAIVHLRRLLQKEPNNAQARVMIAELLVEEAKKQNPRASFASERPAMEELIRAADLAPDNLDIQRLLMHAFVDYGGEAEPVAIRTATIVSRLDPNDATAQFVLARQAHQAGQLEEALSRLDKVSELEKTPSLATLMLKAQIVDGLKDPKRTNELVEQAVSLTSNLTDEQLQGMTGPQQEQLMRLLAAGVEMAPGVEAGQVRLGVALDVLERLLKLVGNEPRMIGLISDTAARAHIAILPNFSTPTDSEEERERRAAIAARVETLAKKAIAAQTATPRIYWALARSAFAAGNDDAGFRYLDQGIVRASESSTEMSDQVLRLHHLYCTELMRAGKFRLTEPHVKVLKASTNKNYQGWAHLVAGLVAMVDGNREKSIEEISQARQLMGDTFLVNVTMAENLLRLGMKEDALEYLDRLHPQIADLTVNDAEKIAGGFLSSAPQIHLAQARTLIDLNRYEAAEVHLQAIEVDRELAPRARELRVQYLWASGQRDEALRRLAAARTDFPHDLGLLLAQVTAYWELDQKDQADELLRNFVDEHPENLEAHHQFVTYLLREGRRDEVDEFLVKMEERFPDKPVVLLIKSQIHMSDNEWEKANALAAKIAKLPGGKGISLAIRAQIALHTENYEEAARLFAQMDADGRNGSSLRFMKSLAEARMGNVSQAIDTLAGVLGVSSMRQQAQRLLEGALDELIRREGPEAAELKVDKLLEANPQDPYLLFQRWNIALRLKKYDVAKSTLDRLIAIQPKAKTANDFMRVRTHLAEGRPDLAMEVIEESLPVSALGQAQAEQLGLIVEGAEAAEAMGQYQKALDYSRAALKLNNQYWDAYLTQASALRGLGQHDQAIEVAKRLVEAQPGMYRAHEQLFREYYEAGRLDEALAAARAGRKRFEGATELKQFRDLMQRWEILSLCRLDRRSELNEMEPNNKPLSLVKASAWVELREFDKAIDELNRILKIDPLFTDARVMAAKLCFMQDRYDEAAGHAIAAIGQNRELWELYPLQATAQFRLEQYDSAFGVLRTLIREQPKNATGYRELARLLQSHNDIDEALTVLADGREEMPEELSLARLQIEILAKSKRIPEAQKIIQEIAGENPSPEVCLVVSGIFFQAGAANEAAVWVNQARTNGGDPIECARRLGEIQMAQGMAEGNRDLLAEAVKQFEQVNLARPEDIVTANNLALLLGTVFGQPERGLTLLDNALKGKSRDMMPTEVIDSYVRILRAMERLDEGMQLVDKALEKNPDQALLLYQKGMILISNGQADTAREALTKALSLGLPNIDEADAQRALDSLK
- a CDS encoding exosortase-associated EpsI family protein, whose translation is MKFGLRLIAVAVVVGACLLAHLLLVQYLKAPGELQTVMPARPLAELPMEIGGWVGEDVEVTDENQKFGEDYIQRAYRLGNIQGALVWIVYAADGEDRGHHPEICMAVAGRPENTSARTTLDVPGFPQPVQQYQFGTQQDSQWVFYWHYTLNPPPNEELDELQRTFQRMRKRPSSMTLEVFAPAGADVETLQQFVIDLDAAVQEILPPHAERGSRRSPVIRVDDGTTATETEAAARPGSAGAPTSS